The Saccharomyces mikatae IFO 1815 strain IFO1815 genome assembly, chromosome: 2 sequence ttttttagataaAAAGCTAgtccttttcctttttagcATCCAAAATTTCGAACTCAGCTTTCCATACTGAATTACCTTGTTTTGCACTCACATccttgaatattttttggaATATATCATTATACCAATCAGCAGCCAAAGGCTCTAGCCCTTCTTTAACATTATCTGGAAGTTCTTCCCAATCGTTCAGATTATCCTTAGGGAAAATGATGGTCTTAGCACCTGATCTTTTGGCGGCCACGGCTTTTTCTCTTAAACCACCAATACGTAGGACTTTACCGGTAAGAGTCAATTCACCAGTCATTGCAACCGTTGGATCAATTGATTTATTTAATGCTAGAGATAAGAAGGAGGTAGCCATAGTGACACCGGCAGATGGACCATCTTTAGGAGTGGCGCCTTCAGGACAGTGCAGGTGGATAGAagccttttcaaaaaatctgttTTCAGGAAATTTTTGCGCTAGATACATCTTGGCGAAAGAATAAGCAAGTCTTGATGATTCCTTCATCACATCCCCCAGTTGACCGGTTCTTTCAAATGTTGGGTGCTTACAGTTGTGTAAAGGTTGTTCAAGTACGGATTCAACATAAAGTGAGCAGCCTCCCATATTAGTCCATGCCAAACCCATTACCACGCCCGGTGGAGTCGTTTCATATAGCCTATCCGTAGTGTAGACTGGAGGTCCGACGTaattctttaaattttCTTGGGATATGGAAACATTGATCTTTTCTGAAGTTTTTAGAGCTTTAATATCATTACTCGTCTTTTCCAAATCGTTgtctttactttttttcgaTGAGCTCTTAGTATTCTTGTTCGCGTTCTCTTcggaggaggaggaggaggaggaggcACTCTCCTTAGAGTTGCTATCGTCTGATGGTATTGGGGAATCCTCAATACTCAACTTTTTTACTACTTGCAAAGCCGCTTTACGATAAATCTTTTCGAtatgttttttcaaatttctaACACCACTTTCTCTACAATAGTACTTCATTAAAGCTGTAATTGCATCCTCTGTCATGTCAACATGAGAATTCTCCAGACCGGCGCTTTTCTTAGCACTTGGAACCAAGTACTGTTCGGCAATCTTAACCTTGTCTTCGGCAACATAACCCGTTAATTCAATGATTTCCATACGATCTAGCAAGGGTCTAGGAATGGTATCCAGAGAGTTGGCAGTACAAACAAAGAGCACCTTCGATAAATCAATAGGAATATCCAAGTAGTTATCCAAGAAGCTGTTGTTCTGTTCAGGATCCAATACTTCCAATAATGCTGCTGAAGGATCACCGTGTATACTGCCGTGCCCAATCTTATCGATTTCGTCTATCAAAATTAAAGGATTTTGAGTCTGACATTTCTTTAATGCTTGCACTACTCTACCAGGTAATGCACCAATATATGTTCTCCTGTGACCTTTAATTTCAGCCACATCTGTCATACCACCCACAGAAAACCTGAAGAATTTCCTGTTAAGGGCTCTGGCAATAGATTTACCTATGGAAGTTTTACCAACACCTGGTGGCCCTACGAAGCATATGATTTTGCCATCAACTTTACCTAAAAGTTTTCCGACAGCAATAAATTCCAAAATACGATCTTTAACATCTACCATACCATAATGATCTTCATCtagaattttctttgctCTTGGAATAGAATATTGTTCCTTGGAATGCTTTCCCCATGGAATCGATGTTAACCAATCCAAATAATTTCTAATGACACCAAATTCAGACATAGATGTCTCTAAAGTACTTAATTTAGttatttcatcatcaaaaattttttgaacacTGTCAGGCAATGTTAACGACTTGactctttctttataaGTATCGATCAATTTGTCACGACCATCGTCAATTCCTAATTCCCTTTTAATACCCTTCAGCTGTTCCATTAAATAGTATTCTCTTTGcctcttttgaatttttgtttctacATCTTTGGATATCTTGTTTTGTAATTCAGCATTcattaattcttttttaaggACTAACAATGATTTTTCCAATCTGTgttcaatattcaaagacGACAATATATCTTGTAATTCGTCTTCCTCACCAGCAgaaacagcagcagcaaaaTCTGCCAGTCTGGCAGGTTCCTCAAAAATGTTAGTTGTGGCAGACTGAATTGAAGCTGAAAAAGTAGCGATTTGTTCTCTGAACATGGTGTTTAATTGagaaatttctttgaaaactttcaaGATTTCCGATGTTAGAGCATTAATAACGGGTGACTTTCTATCAAATGGTTCATCTTCTAAGTTTAGTACATTGACAAGAGACACATTGTAATCCTTTAAAAATTCTGTGGGATTCACATCATCACCCTCTTGAACATCATCTAATTCGTCAGATTCTTCCTCAGCCTGTTCTATTCTCTTATTTTGATGCAGTTCAGAATCAGGTATCCTTTCAACCACGATGTCTTCCAACTTGGGCGTGGCGAGTCTAGCATTTTCCTGTTCATCTGTGGTCTCAGTAGCCTCGGCACTGGTCGTTTCAGTGTCCG is a genomic window containing:
- the PIM1 gene encoding ATP-dependent Lon protease PIM1 (similar to Saccharomyces cerevisiae PIM1 (YBL022C); ancestral locus Anc_8.168), producing the protein MLRTRTAKTLGTVARTTRAVQYYRSITKAATIPQRRLASTLGVHDVANIKPGHMIKTPAWQEFQHQLKSPRYTEQLSELNEQFARYSLAANDYKGILAKDDSTPQKKDEDVKIVPEERDTDNDIEPTRDDETTDKNQESEISKNSKSSASGGGQSSSIRSDSGDGNSKQKPPKNVPEVYPQMLALPIARRPLFPGFYKAVVISDERVMKAIKEMLDRQQPYIAAFMLKNSEEDTDVITDKDDVYDVGVLAQITSAFPSKDEKTGTETMTALLYPHRRIKIDELFPPNEEKENINEQTKETDTETTSAEATETTDEQENARLATPKLEDIVVERIPDSELHQNKRIEQAEEESDELDDVQEGDDVNPTEFLKDYNVSLVNVLNLEDEPFDRKSPVINALTSEILKVFKEISQLNTMFREQIATFSASIQSATTNIFEEPARLADFAAAVSAGEEDELQDILSSLNIEHRLEKSLLVLKKELMNAELQNKISKDVETKIQKRQREYYLMEQLKGIKRELGIDDGRDKLIDTYKERVKSLTLPDSVQKIFDDEITKLSTLETSMSEFGVIRNYLDWLTSIPWGKHSKEQYSIPRAKKILDEDHYGMVDVKDRILEFIAVGKLLGKVDGKIICFVGPPGVGKTSIGKSIARALNRKFFRFSVGGMTDVAEIKGHRRTYIGALPGRVVQALKKCQTQNPLILIDEIDKIGHGSIHGDPSAALLEVLDPEQNNSFLDNYLDIPIDLSKVLFVCTANSLDTIPRPLLDRMEIIELTGYVAEDKVKIAEQYLVPSAKKSAGLENSHVDMTEDAITALMKYYCRESGVRNLKKHIEKIYRKAALQVVKKLSIEDSPIPSDDSNSKESASSSSSSSEENANKNTKSSSKKSKDNDLEKTSNDIKALKTSEKINVSISQENLKNYVGPPVYTTDRLYETTPPGVVMGLAWTNMGGCSLYVESVLEQPLHNCKHPTFERTGQLGDVMKESSRLAYSFAKMYLAQKFPENRFFEKASIHLHCPEGATPKDGPSAGVTMATSFLSLALNKSIDPTVAMTGELTLTGKVLRIGGLREKAVAAKRSGAKTIIFPKDNLNDWEELPDNVKEGLEPLAADWYNDIFQKIFKDVSAKQGNSVWKAEFEILDAKKEKD